The Pediococcus inopinatus region TCCACACTCATCACTCCTCAAATTTCGTAAATTGACTATCAAAAGATTAAGTTAAACATAACCCATTCGAGAAAAACAATCAATCAAAAAAAGCTAATTTTAAAGCAATTCTGCAAAAACATCTTCATTCTTGTTTAAGAAGTTTTGATCTGGCTTAATTTCACTTACTTGAATTCCATCAAGAGCCTCTTGCATTAAGGCATCAACATCAATTCGCTTTTCATAATAACGAGTCCGCTCAGTATCTGGTCTTGTTTTTGGTGCTGGTGGTGCAAAAATTGTACAACAATCTTCAAATGGCAAAATCGATAAATCATAAGTACCAATCTCTTTTGCTTGTTTAATAATTTCAGTTTTGTCTAAAGAGACCACTGGGCGCAAAATTGGCATATTGGTCACATCATTTATGGCTTCCATACTCTCCATTGTCTGGGAAGCAACTTGGCCTAATGATTCCCCATTAAAAATTGCCTTTCCCCCACGCTTCTTCGCAATTGCCACAGCAATTCTCAACATCATCCGGCGTTGAACGGTCATCAAGTAACCCTCTGGCACTTTTTCTTTAATTTCTTCTTGAATTTTTGTAAATGGTACCTGAATGAATTGTAAGCTTCCTGAATAAGCAGCTAATTTGGAGGTTAACTCCTTGGCCTTGGCCAGTGCTTGTTCACTTGTGTATGGCGGACTAAAGAAATGAACCATTTCCATATCCACACCACGTTTCATCCCCAGATAGCTAGCAACTGGAGAATCAATCCCGCCAGACAGCATCATCATTCCTTTGCCTGCGGTTCCAACTGGCAATCCACCAGCACCTTGAATCGTCTCACTAGAAAGAAACACACCGTTATTTCTCACTTCGACTCGTAAAATCAAGTCTGGTTGATGCATTTTAACTATTCCTTTGGGAAAATGGTCTAACACAAATCCTCCTAAATCATCATTAAGCGTATTTGTGTCCATTTCGAAATTATGATCTGAACGGCGTGTATTAATTTTAAACGTCATCCCAGGTTTTAACTGTTCATTCATCATTTCCAACACGCCATTATGAATGGCCTCAAGGTTTCGCTCTACTTTGAGGGCTGGAGAAAAATTTTGAATTCCAAAAACTTGTTTTAAACGTTCAATAACGGCTGCTGAATCTTCACCATTTAAGGTAACGTGCGTACGATCACGCTTAGGATAAATTTCAAGATTCGGAAAGTTATGAAGGCTCTTGCGGATATTTCCACCCAAGCGGCTAACAAAATCTTTTTGATTTTTCCCCTTTGTGGACAGTTCGCCGTAACGAACCATGATTTCTGAATACTGCATATTGTGAGTAGCTCCTTTTCAATTTCATCAATGATTATTTTGCTCTCGCAAAATCCTATCTTCAACACGGATGTCCATCCGATCTACGCCATTATCATGGCTTGTCGGACTGGCTCCTTTTCAATTTCAACGGCTATTTTGCTCTCGCAAAATCCTATTTTCAACACGGATGTCCATCCGATCTACGCCATTACCATGGCTTGTCGGACTGGCCCTTTTCATTCCTATTAACCCTTATTCAGCTTCGAAAACTCTGCATACAATTTATCAAATACTCGATTAAATTCCTGAGCCTCTACCACCGTATTATCAGCATCCAAACTTACTCGAATTGCACTTGTGGCAATATCTTCAGGTGTTTTCATTGCAGCGAGTGTGCTAGATTCAACCTGTTTTTTGGAAGAACAAGCACTCGTTGTTGAAATGAAAATATTGTTTTTTTCGAACGCATGCACAACTGTTTCGCCCCGAACTCCTTTAATTGCAAAACAAAGAATATGAGGTGCAAAACCGTCATTTCGATGACTAAACATTGTGACGTTTTCAAATTTGCTCACATGATCATAAATTGCTTCTTTA contains the following coding sequences:
- the thiI gene encoding tRNA uracil 4-sulfurtransferase ThiI, coding for MQYSEIMVRYGELSTKGKNQKDFVSRLGGNIRKSLHNFPNLEIYPKRDRTHVTLNGEDSAAVIERLKQVFGIQNFSPALKVERNLEAIHNGVLEMMNEQLKPGMTFKINTRRSDHNFEMDTNTLNDDLGGFVLDHFPKGIVKMHQPDLILRVEVRNNGVFLSSETIQGAGGLPVGTAGKGMMMLSGGIDSPVASYLGMKRGVDMEMVHFFSPPYTSEQALAKAKELTSKLAAYSGSLQFIQVPFTKIQEEIKEKVPEGYLMTVQRRMMLRIAVAIAKKRGGKAIFNGESLGQVASQTMESMEAINDVTNMPILRPVVSLDKTEIIKQAKEIGTYDLSILPFEDCCTIFAPPAPKTRPDTERTRYYEKRIDVDALMQEALDGIQVSEIKPDQNFLNKNEDVFAELL